A DNA window from Arachis hypogaea cultivar Tifrunner chromosome 18, arahy.Tifrunner.gnm2.J5K5, whole genome shotgun sequence contains the following coding sequences:
- the LOC112771303 gene encoding uncharacterized protein yields the protein MDEVVDDTPFWLQSGAASHRGRHLRRSYSMIFSSGAVLIILLVAATAFILIIAPTLHSFSSHILKPHSVKKSWDSLNFVLVLFAILCGFLSKNNTTTTNDTPRSSSYQDQTFIEATQSQDYAKQNPETPMHWYEYSERTPSYNRLRSFNSYPDLRQESWIAAEERWRFYDDTHVRGYREVGIDHNENRELRRRPSRPAAGEEQKEEEQGIIKNIEVDTFEVRTTKVPSSPPVPAAVPPSPPVQAAVAPSPPPAPPPLPSKDRPRHSRVIEKPKYEESGVESIRQRHSPPPPPPLPAVHNKNKRGSATKEFFTSLKGKNRKKQRQRSFENFESILNSEPPPTLPPRQPPPPPPMPPPPSVFQNLFSKKSKHKKGHPDVSSSRTKPQVVVAKANVKPHLRENISTLEENVITGNESPLLPIPPPPPPPPFKLPAWKFLVQGDYVRVDSISSSSSGSPDLDEDVVDSPSSEASQWDNDNSPSSPQGGDLEPEIMLFYPSPDVDTKAGTFIETFRAGLRMEKINSTREKQGIGRSNLGPSTYLERNGPKLKLRN from the coding sequence ATGGATGAAGTAGTGGACGACACACCCTTCTGGCTCCAAAGTGGTGCCGCCAGCCACCGCGGCCGCCACCTCCGCCGCTCATACTCCATGATATTCAGCTCCGGGGCGGTTCTCATTATCCTTCTGGTGGCTGCAACTGCATTCATCTTAATCATAGCACCTACATTACATTCTTTCAGTTCACACATTCTTAAACCCCATTCAGTGAAGAAAAGCTGGGATTCACTCAACTTTGTTCTGGTTCTCTTTGCCATACTATGTGGCTTCCTCAGCAAGAACAACACCACTACCACCAACGACACCCCACGTTCCTCCTCCTATCAAGATCAAACCTTCATTGAAGCAACGCAATCACAAGACTATGCTAAACAAAACCCAGAAACACCAATGCATTGGTATGAATACTCTGAGAGAACACCCTCTTATAACAGGTTGAGGAGTTTCAACTCCTACCCTGATCTCCGCCAAGAGTCGTGGATCGCCGCCGAAGAACGATGGAGATTTTACGATGATACCCACGTTAGAGGTTACCGCGAGGTGGGCATCGACCACAACGAGAACCGAGAACTCCGTCGCAGGCCGTCAAGACCAGCTGCCggagaagaacaaaaagaagaagagcaggGGATCATTAAGAACATTGAAGTTGACACCTTTGAAGTTCGTACGACCAAAGTCCCCAGCTCGCCGCCGGTACCAGCAGCGGTTCCACCATCGCCGCCGGTACAAGCAGCAGTTGCACCATCGCCGCCGCCGGCACCACCACCTTTACCCAGTAAAGATCGTCCAAGACATTCCCGAGTGATTGAGAAGCCGAAGTATGAAGAATCGGGAGTTGAAAGCATAAGACAACGACACTCACCGCCACCACCTCCCCCGCTTCCTGCGGTGCACAATAAGAACAAGAGAGGGAGTGCAACTAAGGAGTTCTTCACGTCTTTGAAGGGAAAAAATAGGAAGAAACAAAGGCAGCGCAGCTTCGAGAATTTCGAAAGCATTCTGAATTCTGAACCTCCTCCTACTCTGCCTCCACGACAACCACCCCCACCACCACCTATGCCACCACCGCCTTCGGTTTTTCAGAATCTTTTCTCTAAGAAAAGCAAACATAAAAAGGGTCACCCAGATGTTTCATCATCAAGAACCAAACCGCAGGTTGTTGTGGCAAAGGCTAATGTTAAGCCCCATCTTAGAGAGAATATCTCAACTTTGGAAGAAAACGTTATTACTGGTAACGAGTCACCCTTGCTGCCAATACCTCCACCGCCGCCTCCGCCGCCATTTAAACTGCCGGCGTGGAAGTTCCTGGTGCAGGGTGACTATGTTAGAGTAGATAGCATTAGTAGTTCAAGTAGTGGTTCGCCAGATTTGGATGAAGATGTTGTGGATTCACCCAGCAGTGAGGCAAGTCAATGGGATAATGATAATAGTCCTTCTTCTCCACAAGGTGGGGATTTAGAACCTGAAATAATGTTGTTCTATCCCAGCCCTGATGTTGATACCAAAGCTGGTACTTTCATTGAAACATTCAGAGCTGGTTTGAGGATGGAAAAGATCAACTCCACCAGGGAGAAGCAGGGAATAGGGAGATCCAATCTTGGACCTTCAACATATTTGGAAAGAAATGGACCCAAGTTGAAGTTACGAAATTGA
- the LOC112771304 gene encoding threonine synthase, chloroplastic — protein MAAASSTSLFHASSPFPLKTHQPPRPRPTHFPIKAQSQPTTPLTSPKQRRPADENIRDEARRNNITHDNLFSACYVPFNADPSSTESYSLDEIVYRSQSGGLLDVQHDMAALKKFDGEYWRNLFDSRVGRTTWPYGSGVWSKKEWVLPEIDSDDIVSAFEGNSNLFWAERFGKQFLGMNDLWVKHCGISHTGSFKDLGMTVLVSQVNRLRKMNRPVVGVGCASTGDTSAALSAYCASAGIPSIVFLPANRISIAQLVQPIANGAFVLSIDTDFDGCMQLIREVTAELPIYLANSLNSLRLEGQKTAAIEILQQFDWQVPDWVIVPGGNLGNIYAFYKGFHMCKELGLVDKIPRLVCAQAANANPLYLYFKSGWKDFKAVKANTTFASAIQIGDPVSIDRAVYALKNSNGIVEEATEEELMDAMAQADSTGMFICPHTGVALTALFKLRNSGVIKPTDRTVVVSTAHGLKFTQSKIDYHSKDIKEMACRYANPPVQVKADFGSVMDVLKKYLLSKAPKH, from the exons ATGGCTGCTGCTTCTTCTACCTCCCTCTTCCACGCATCTTCCCCTTTTCCCCTCAAAACCCACCAACCCCCCAGGCCCAGGCCCACCCACTTCCCTATCAAGGCCCAATCCCAGCCCACCACTCCTCTCACCTCCCCCAAGCAGCGCCGCCCTGCCGACGAGAACATCCGCGACGAAGCCCGTCGCAACAACATCACCCACGACAACCTCTTCTCAGCCTGCTACGTCCCCTTCAACGCCGACCCTTCCTCCACCGAGTCCTACTCCCTCGATGAGATCGTTTACCGCTCTCAATCCGGCGGCCTCCTCGACGTCCAGCACGACATGGCCGCCCTCAAGAAGTTCGACGGCGAGTACTGGCGCAACCTCTTCGATTCCCGCGTCGGCCGCACCACCTGGCCCTACGGCTCCGGCGTCTGGTCCAAGAAGGAGTGGGTGCTCCCCGAGATCGACAGCGATGACATCGTCAGTGCCTTTGAGGGAAACTCCAATCTCTTCTGGGCCGAGCGTTTCGGCAAACAGTTCCTCGGCATGAACGATCTCTGGGTCAAGCACTGCGGCATCAGCCACACCGGCAGCTTCAAGGATCTCGGCATGACCGTTCTCGTCAGCCAG GTGAACCGCTTGAGGAAGATGAATAGACCTGTGGTTGGTGTTGGTTGTGCTTCAACTGGAGACACCTCTGCTGCTTTGTCTGCTTACTGCGCTTCTGCGGGGATCCCTTCCATTGTGTTCTTGCCTGCTAACAGGATCTCCATTGCGCAGTTGGTGCAGCCGATTGCGAATGGTGCTTTCGTGCTGAGTATTGACACCGATTTTGATGGTTGTATGCAGCTGATTAGGGAGGTTACGGCCGAGCTGCCGATATATTTGGCGAATTCTTTGAACAGTTTGAGGCTTGAGGGGCAGAAGACTGCTGCTATTGAGATTCTGCAGCAGTTTGATTGGCAGGTCCCTGATTGGGTCATTGTCCCCGGCGGCAACCTTGGCAATATTTATGCTTTTTACAAAGGGTTTCATATGTGTAAAGAGTTGGGGCTTGTGGATAAGATTCCCAGGCTCGTTTGTGCCCAGGCTGCGAATGCCAATCCTTTGTACTTGTACTTCAAGTCAGGGTGGAAAGATTTTAAGGCGGTGAAGGCTAATACTACCTTTGCATCTGCCATACAAATTGGTGACCCTGTTTCAATTGACAGGGCTGTTTATGCCTTGAAGAACTCGAATGGGATTGTTGAGGAGGCGACTGAGGAGGAGTTGATGGATGCCATGGCTCAAGCAGACTCCACTGGCATGTTTATTTGCCCTCACACTGGAGTGGCTTTGACTGCATTGTTTAAGTTGAGGAATAGTGGGGTTATAAAGCCTACCGATAGGACTGTGGTGGTGAGCACGGCTCATGGGTTGAAGTTCACTCAGTCCAAAATCGattatcattccaaggatatcaAGGAGATGGCTTGCAGATATGCTAACCCGCCGGTGCAAGTGAAGGCGGACTTTGGCTCGGTTATGGATGTGTTGAAGAAGTATTTGCTGAGTAAGGCTCCAAAGCATTAG